The following are encoded in a window of Arvicanthis niloticus isolate mArvNil1 chromosome 1, mArvNil1.pat.X, whole genome shotgun sequence genomic DNA:
- the LOC117723833 gene encoding hemoglobin subunit beta-1-like — protein MVHLTDAEKAAVSGLWGKVNADEVGGEALGRLLVVYPWTQRYFDHFGDLSSASAIMGNGKVKAHGKKVIHAFDDGLKHLDNLKGTFATLSELHCDKLHVDPENFRLLGNMIVIVLGHHLGKEFTPAAQAAFQKVVAGVANALAHKYH, from the exons ATGGTGCACCTGACTGATGCTGAGAaggctgcagtttctggcctgTGGGGAAAGGTGAACGCCGATGAAGTTGGCGGTGAGGCTCTGGGCAG GCTGCTGGTTGTCTACCCTTGGACCCAAAGGTACTTTGACCACTTTGGGGACCTATCCTCTGCCTCTGCTATCATGGGTAATGGCAAGGTGAAGGCCCATGGCAAGAAGGTGATACACGCCTTCGATGATGGCCTGAAACATCTGGACAACCTCAAGGGCACCTTTGCCACCCTCAGTGAGCTCCATTGTGACAAGCTGCATGTGGATCCTGAGAACTTCAGG CTCCTGGGCAATATGATTGTGATTGTGCTGGGCCACCACCTGGGCAAGGAATTCACCCCTGCTGCACAGGCTGCCTTCCAGAAGGTGGTGGCTGGAGTGGCCAATGCCCTGGCTCACAAGTACCACTAA